One Glaciihabitans arcticus DNA window includes the following coding sequences:
- a CDS encoding lycopene cyclase domain-containing protein has product MTYWMLNAVFLAVVAAVVVAVLLERRSPRWTSVAVVLVVVLLMTALFDNIMIGVGLVGYDESRISGALVGIAPLEDFAYAVAAVVLLPTLWALLAKRPSAVERAESAGPGGTDA; this is encoded by the coding sequence ATGACCTACTGGATGCTCAACGCCGTGTTCCTCGCCGTCGTCGCCGCGGTCGTTGTCGCCGTGCTGCTCGAGCGACGCAGCCCGCGCTGGACGTCCGTCGCCGTCGTGCTCGTCGTTGTGCTGCTGATGACCGCGCTGTTCGACAACATCATGATCGGAGTCGGCCTGGTCGGCTACGACGAGTCCCGCATCAGCGGAGCGCTCGTCGGAATCGCTCCCCTCGAGGACTTCGCCTACGCGGTGGCCGCCGTAGTACTCCTGCCAACGCTGTGGGCGCTGCTCGCCAAGCGGCCGAGCGCCGTCGAGCGCGCGGAGAGCGCTGGCCCCGGGGGCACCGATGCTTAG
- a CDS encoding lycopene cyclase domain-containing protein, with protein sequence MQFLYLLALLIALTGMVLLDRRFTLFFWRSPWRAALVLAAGIVFFVVWDLFGIGLGIFFRGETEFMTGLQVAPELPVEELFFLSLLGYLTMNLYTGVERWRSARGAERA encoded by the coding sequence GTGCAGTTTCTCTACCTGCTCGCGCTGCTCATCGCCCTCACCGGAATGGTGCTGCTCGATCGCCGGTTCACGCTGTTCTTCTGGCGCTCGCCGTGGCGCGCGGCACTCGTGCTGGCTGCAGGCATCGTGTTCTTCGTCGTCTGGGACCTCTTCGGCATCGGCCTCGGCATCTTCTTCCGCGGCGAGACGGAGTTCATGACCGGGCTGCAGGTCGCACCGGAGCTGCCGGTCGAGGAGCTGTTCTTCCTCAGCCTGCTCGGCTACCTGACGATGAACCTCTACACCGGCGTCGAACGCTGGCGTTCCGCGCGAGGAGCCGAGCGCGCATGA